The window GAAATCAAGAAAAACTTCAAAATAATAGCATGCGACATAGCGGAAATCTCAGATAGGATAAAAAGGTCAAAACTCGGAAAGAAAGCTTTAATTGAAGTCTATACAGCGCTTATGGGTGAGTAAGATGGCGCTAAGTGATAAGGAGATTAGAGAGATAATAACTCCCCTCCTCTTGTCCGGAGCAAAGATGCTTGACAAGCACTGTCCAAGATGCGGTTCTCCTCTCTTTGAACTGAACGGAAAGGTTTTTTGTCCGATTTGTGAGCATAGAAAAAAGGAGGAAAGAGTCGAACTAAAGAGTATCGAAGAGAGCCTTATAGAAAAACTAAGACTATTGGCAAACCAGCTCCCGGATGATATAGAGGAGTTAAAAAAGCACCTGGAAGTTATGAGAATGATAGTGGAACTGCTGGAAAAATATAAGAAAATGGAGGAGATAAAATGAAACATTTGAGGATTTTGAATACCTTAACAAGGGAAATGACAACAGAAGAAATTGCAAAAGAAAGTGGTTTGAGTCTAGCTGAGACCAGAAGATTCTTGCTTAGACTTCTGGAGCAGGGAAAGATAGAAAGCATCGAAAGAGACGGAAAAGTCTTTTGGAAGTTGAAAGAAAAAAGCAAGGAAGAGGAAGAATTTAAATATGTTTAAGCTTTCTCTGCTTTTTCCCAATATTCATTGAACTTTCCTTTAAAGAGCTCGACTACTCTAAAGTCCTTTATCCACACTTGGGTCTCGTAGTTGAAATATCTAGCAGCCAAGTCCTCTAAAGCAAAGAACACTTCCTCGTCACAAATTAGCATGGGGAGCTCTATTTTGTCAAGTACTTTAAGCTCAAGCTTTCCTTCTTTGTAG of the Thermococcus alcaliphilus genome contains:
- a CDS encoding Sjogren's syndrome/scleroderma autoantigen 1 family protein encodes the protein MALSDKEIREIITPLLLSGAKMLDKHCPRCGSPLFELNGKVFCPICEHRKKEERVELKSIEESLIEKLRLLANQLPDDIEELKKHLEVMRMIVELLEKYKKMEEIK
- a CDS encoding winged helix-turn-helix domain-containing protein — its product is MKHLRILNTLTREMTTEEIAKESGLSLAETRRFLLRLLEQGKIESIERDGKVFWKLKEKSKEEEEFKYV